The genomic region ctcagtttgcccatctgtaaaatggggtaatgctcatgacctcctctgtaaagctctttgagatctactgacaaaAAGTGCCATATAGGAGCTGAGTATTATTGCAACAGGAACACGACCCTCAGTGGGGTTTCTGTGGGTTACTGTAATCTAATTATTGCATGATAATAATTTCACTTGTGGGCAAAATGGGTGATATGGGGtgtagtttggaaaagaggagttgGGCTTTTCCCTCTAAACTTGTTTTTTatggaaaaatggatttttaatccAATTTTTGTGGGTGTGTGGAAAAGTTGAGTTTCACTAgaaattttcaggaaaaaaacctgaacatttttacCCAAGACCAAATATTTTACAgcgttggtttatttatttattttttaaaaggtggagatcaattttctgttgttttttttaactgggaAATTTTCAGCGGGGGCTCCCTATAATGGGCTTTGGCAATGCCTGGCagcagctggcagagctgggctctgaatgATGCATTCTCCCGCTGTGAACCCTGTCCTTCCTCCAACCAGTGCATGAGGTCTGGTGCTTCCCGGAGAGCGGCCGAGCGTGTGCATTAAACCCTGAGGAACGGGAACCATGTCTGGCTCCTACGATGAGTCTGCAGCAGCTGCGGAGGAAATAACCGACAGCTTCTGGGAGGTGAGTTCCCCCACCGAGGCCCCCTGAGAGACATTGAGCAAGCAGGGAGGAGCAACAGATTGTACCTGTTGCCTCCCCTGGTGCCTGGGTGGGCTCTGCTGGTGGAATAGTCAGGTGCTCCCACAGACCTGGAGGGTGGCATCTCTGCTCGCTAGGGTTTGCTCTGCACTCTTTTCTGAGCAAACTCACCGCTAGAGGGCGCCATCGACCTCCTCAAGCAGCCACGTTTTCAAACCGAGGTGGCAAAACCATACCAACGGgaagctccccctgctggctgggCCCAGCAGAGACCCTCATCCGCCCCGCCTGACCACCCCTGCAAGAGGCTGAGCTCCACCTGATCATCAGAGCCAGGGACAACCCCCGGCGGCTTGACGGCTCGCTGGAACCCGGTCTCCTGCCCCAGGCGGCGCGAGCTGTCACGGAGCATTGAATGCCGGCTGCATTGGAATTGCAGCTGCAGTCACTGCGCTCTCAGGGCCTGAGCAGCAGAAGCCCTGCGTGTGTTCCCGGTTCAGCATCCAGCTCGGAGCTCGACCGCCGCCGTAGGGTGCCTCGGAAGCTCAGCGACCTTGCACGGGGGAGTGAGTTATGGAGAGAATCCGgtgttctctttctttcttttgaatgTGACCCTCTGAAACGGAGCCTGGCAGGGCAATGGCCTCTCCTCTCTGGAGAGCAGCGTTTCAGTCCTGTCATCCAGCCACAGCGCGAGACaacgggtggggtgggggggaggagggctacTGGGAAGCAACGTGAATTAAAATAGACCAGCTTCAGTCTCCAACCTCTCACCCGCCCACTCCTCTCCTGAGCCAGTCTAGTACCACTCACTCCAGAAATGGCTGatttcacccccagccctctccacccaccccccagttCAGTTTGGCCTGGGGCCGGCGCTCATCGTTCCCTCCTGTCTCCAGAGCGGGCAGGGCTTGGCCACAGCCGGCTGCTGTTCCCAGCCAGCTGTCCATCTCTCCGGCAGGTGGGGAACTACAAGCGGACGGTGAAGCGGATTGACGACGGGCACCGGCTCTGCAATGACCTGATGAACTGCATCCACGAGCGGGCCAAGATCGAGAAGGCCTACGCCCAGCAGCTGACCGACTGGTCCAAGAGGTGGAAGCAGCTGATCGAGAAAGGTATCACGGCTCTGCCTCTGTCCCCAGCCCTTCATGGTGTGGGGGCACTGCAGCATTCATCCCACCAGGGAGAAACCCCAGAATGGGTCCTTGGGAACGGAGCTCATACATTTCCCCCTGCAAATTCTTTAGATCTATATTTTGATGTCCTCTAATAACTAGAGCAAGTTGGCTGGTGATGCATGCcccactgcccttttctggatggaatcagaactgcttgaTTGTGTGGCATAGGTCCCGCactgctaatggagattctcctctAGCTCATGCAGCAGGGGCCTGGTTTTTTTGGAGCTGGAGGATCTCaattctctccccgccccctgtTGCTGTGAAGTCCCACCAGATAACAGCTGTGGGCTTGCTGCCTGGCCCCGAATTAGCATCCAGTTCAGCAGGCTGTCCAGATTCAAAGAATCAACTTGTTTGGTTTTAACCCCATCAGTCTGCCAGTCAGAAATATGCCAGTCAGGGGTATTTCAGACCTCACAAGGGGCAGCAGCATGGCCTATGGGTTAGAACTAGGGACAAGGaaacaggactcctggattccattcctgACTCACCCCTGACTTGCTGCACTTCCTTGAACAAATCACCACCCCTccacctgctctgtgcctcagtttccccagccatGAAATGGGCACTTTGCGGGACTCATGGACAGGAGCCACTAGAGAAGGGCTGGGCATTGCCATGACATCGATTACTTACCTCAGCCCCGTCCCACAGGCCCGCAGTACGGCAGCTTGGAGAGGGCATGGGGAGCCATGATGACGGAGGCGGACAAGGTGAGCGAGCTGCATCAGGATGTGAAGAACAGCCTGCTGAACGAGGACTTTGAGAAGGTGAAGAACTGGCAGAAGGACGCCTACCACAAACAGATCATGGGAGGCTTCAAGGAGGCCAAGGAGGCAGACGACGGCTTCCGGAAAGCACAGAAACCCTGGGCCAAGAAAATGAAGGAGGTAGGAGGCGGGACAGGGTGGAGCGGGCCTGCTGACGGAGAGGTGAACCACTGAGAGCCTGACGAGGTCAGGGAGGAAAGAGCCCACCTACTGTACCCACAGGGCCGCTAGGATGGGGGCAGGTGCCCAAGCCACTCACACAGGCACCAGAGCAtgtggcggggcgggggagaaggTGCAGCTGTATGGCCAGAGGTATTGGTTGTACCTTGGGAGCAGTTAGGAGGAAGATGCCTGGTGTAACCACAGAGGCACCAGTCACAGGGGGTTGCAGGAGTGCGGGGCGCATAGTGTCCAGGGGATCCCCATCTCTGGTGGGGCACCAGGACTGGTACCTGTTGTGCCATTGGGAGAACCAGTCATTCTTCAAGGGGCGGTAGACAGGTGCCTGTTTTCCCGTGGAGTTCCCCATTCAACGCCTCTTGCACTGTTCCTGAGAAGCTGGCCAAGTTCCCAAGGGCTGAACGTAGGAAGCAGGAACAGGGGACCCTCTTTTTGTTCGGTGTCTGTGCACAGGGGGGTCCCggcccaggactggggctcctaggtgctactgcagtacacaCGAGAATAATTTGTACCTGCCCGTTCTTCGGCCACCGACCCCAGAGGACCTCAGTTCCGAACACACCATTGCACTTGGGAGAAGGTGGAATGAGACAAAACCATGCCCAAGTCTCCATTCGCAGAGTTGGGGAGAGACAGCACAAAGGCAGGGTGGAAGCCCAATTAGAGCACAGAAATGTTTAGGGGAAGGGATAAGGGTTACAGGTAGAACATCTGCAAACATCTGCCCTGGGTTCCTTcgctctcccaccccacctcctgtcAACAGGTGGAGACAACCAAGAAAGCTTATCACCTGGCGTGCAAAGAGGAGAAGCTGGCCATGACCCGGGAAGCCAACAGCAAGGCGGAGCAGTCCATCACTGCAGACCAGCAGAAGAAGCTCCAGGACAAGGTGGAAAAGTGCAAGCAAGATGTGCAAAAGGTGCGAGCTGCTGCccttgagggaagggggtggggggccagaCACACGCCCAGCTCCCTACGGGTCCATGGTGACTCATGCTGGCAGAGCAGCCTGCGGGAAACTTGCCTCGCTGCCAGGGCTCTGTGGCTACATAGTTCTAGTCTCCAGGGCAGCCAGGATACATTGTACTGGCCCTTAGAACCAGGAGAGATGGGAGAATCCGCCTGGAACCCCACTCTGTCTCCTCCAGGAAAAGGCCTTACCAGGCTATCAGAGGCTACTGGCCTTTTTTGTCCTTGAAAGAGGGGCTCTGGCGATACATCTGCTTCTCCCATCTCAGCCCCTGAGCCAACCCCAAACAACTGGCGTCTGGGTGCAGCAGGTGCAGCTGCGGGTGCAGCGGAAGCAACAGTTAGGGGAGAGAAGGCCCGCTCCCCTGCTGGCACAAAGCAGCATCACTCCAATGGAGTCAGACCCCCACCTGGTGTAAAGGAGTGTCTCTCCAGGGGAGTCAGGTCCCCCGGTGGTATAAATCATAGCTCCGTTGACGTCAGGGCTTCAGCTGATTTGTCCCAGCTGACGGTCTAGGTTCCCTGCCCTCACAGAAACGGAGATGGGTTCATCACAAGCTGGAcccggggtggggagaggctctgccaGGGCCCAGGCAAGGAGCTTTGGGGGCCTGGGCTTTAGCCTTGGCCCCGGGTTGTGCCCGCAGACCCAAGAGAAGTACGAGAAGGTGCTGGAGGAGCTGAACAAGTGCACCCCGCAGTACATGGAGAGCATGGAGCAGGTGTTTGAGCAGTGCCAGCAGTTCGAGGAGAAGAGGCTCATTTTCCTGAAGGAGGTGCTGCTGGACATCAAGCGGCACCTGAACCTGGCTGAGAGCAGCAGGTAACCACATCCacgggggtggtggggagagcgAGGGCAGCAGCATATGGGAAATAGAGGGGTTTCCAGTGACTTGACTGGCCAGGCTGCCATGAACCAGGCCCCAGAGGATGCTGGATGAGGCTCCCAAAGGCCAGTCAGACCCAGTCCCACTGAGGGCAGATGGACGGCACAGGGCTGGAAGCAGTGGCTCCAGCCGCATCTAGGGATATCCCCGGATCAATGGCCAGGCCAGGCGGATTTGTGCCGTGGCCTGGCTCCCTCCTGTGGCCAGCAGGAGGAATGCCAGTTCTGAGTTCGCTTCGGAGTCCCACTTGCCCCGTAGTTCCGATCCGTCCTCCCATAACCGCCCCCGACCGCTGCCTTCTCTGCCAGTAAGCGTCCACAGTCCTTCCCCGGCTCAGCTCGAAGGAGCTTCTGTCGTCTGTGAGCGCAGGGGGCACCCGGGGCTCCTCACTTCTGCTTTGCTTGTGACCTCCCTCAGCTACACCACCGTCTACCGCGAGCTGGAGCAAACCATCCGCATGGCGGACGCGCAGGAGGACCTCAGGTGGTTCCGCGGCACCAGCGGCCCGGGGATGCCTATGAACTGGCCCCAGTTTGAGGTGAGGCTCCCGCCTGCCCCGTTCCAGCTGCCGtaaatggggagggggacagggaggggtttGCACTGGGCATGGGGAAGGGACCGTGGCGGGTAGGTGGGTGAAGAGAGCCTGGCAGGCGCACAGGGGCACATGTTGCTTTGTGTCTCCAGGAGTGGAACCTGGACATCACGCACACGATAACAAGGCGAGAGAAGATTAAGAAGAACGAAGGGGTGACCCTGACCAACGCCACTGCAGTGAGCGAGTCAGCAGCAGTGGCCGGGGACCGTGGCAGGTGACAACGCCCAAGCTGCGAGGGGGGGGCCCTCCGATTTCCAGTCcacagggagggatggggagggctgcagagacacagtggaggtggggggggagggggaagcagggaaCATACATCTGTTCTTTGTTTAGAAGCCCTCTCATACAATTTATTTCCACTGCGGGTGGTTCCTGGGGGATACGCCGTGATACAGCCGAGGGTCTTTGCTGCCAGTCCTGTAACTTCTGGCTCTGGGGCAGCGATCTGAGTGTCAGTGTGACTCCGCCCCTTGTCAGGTGAAATCCAGCTGTCGAGGCCCCAGCTCTCTCTGTGTCTGGGGAAGGCCCTGGCAGCTTACACTCCCTCTTCTGCTGGGACCCACACACTCCTGCCCCCTGCGTCcgggcctccctccctccctctcttcacAGCACTTTCTACCTGCTTTGCGTTCCCAGCGTGAGCAGCTATGAGCGCAGCCAGCCCTACACTACTGAGTGGTCGGACGACGAGGGCGGCAACTCCCTCAGCGCCAGCGAGGCCAACGGCGGCACCAACCCCTTTGAGGAGGAGCCGGCGGGGAAAGGGATGCGTGTGCGGGCTCTATATGACTACGACGGGCAGGAGCAGGATGAGTTGAGCTTCAAAGCGGGTATGGCGCAGGGCACGCCCGGCAGCTGGTGCTAGCATCCTGGCACAGCAGAGgttagggcagggggtgggggtgggaagctgGCCCTTTTAAGAGACTTCCGCCCAGCCAGGGGTCTGGGGCTACATAagagggtttttgttgttttgtgaaAGTTTGAGTTAACGCAGTGGTGCCACGTCTGAATTACCCAAGCCCCCCAGTGTTTACCGTGAACATAGAGGACAGGGGGGAAGTTTTTGGCTCCTCACGCACTTATATAACACAAACAAGGCATGGCTGGTTTGGCTCCAACTTTGCAGAAACCCCTCCCTCATGGCCTGAGCCTGGAACACATCCATCCAGTGGGAGTCACTTTGGGAACGGTATGAGTTAACTAGGGTAGTACAGAACGGAAGTTGGGACACAACACACAGATCCATAGAATCCACTTTTTCAATCTCTGTTACATGTCCCCTTGCGGTAGCTGGATAAGTACTTTCCACTGCTAtcagccagtggagttactccttcagctcaagtggtagagtgCCAGACTGGAAATTCAAGGTTCAGGCCCCTCTAACCATCCATGGTGTGTGCATTGAGGGTAAGAGGGCCACAGACGGCGAACTGGCAGTGAATTCTTTATTTCTGCTTTTTGCCTCAGGCGACGAATTAACCAAATTAGGTGAAGAAGATGAACAAGGATGGTGCAAAGGGCGTCTAGACAATGGGCAACTCGGCCTTTACCCAGCCAACTATGTGGAGTCAATCTAACCTCGTGGTGTTCTCGTCTTTGCTGTCCGAAAATAAACAAACCCTCCGTCGTCGTCATTTCTCTGCATCAGCCAACCAGCCATCTTGCCGTCTGGTCACTCACTCTGCACCGTTAGAGATTCAAGCATATTTTCCAAccaagcttttatttttttaagagccATCTCTGAAGAGTATTTTGCCTACTggcttttcttcctcttcttcttttaaGATAATGTGAAGCGAAAGGTCGACGttgtcagtcttttttttttttttcaaagcaaaaagcCAATACCTCAAGATTTTAAAGCCCAACCAACGAGAACATTTCCAGGGCTTCTGATTGGTTGGTTTTTAAGGCAATTGTAATCATAAGCCgccttcccattggctggaaCTGTTCTGAAACTCATGGCGCGTCAACTGCTGGGACAGATCAAATTTGCCCTATTGGAACATAACCAAATTAAAATGGGAGAATGGAATTTATCCCCTTTTATTTATGTGCAGATTTTTATACTCACCCTCCCTATTCATTGTCTCTCCAGTTTCTCCGTccttggggaaggaaggggggagggaatctCCCTACCTATCCCGTGCCCTCTCCCATTCATCCCAAACCACGTCCATGGACTGTACATCTCCCATCCAGCTGACCACCCTGAGTCTTGGAGTTGGGCAAGGATTAGGGCTTATTGATGTCTTGCAAGGAGGAATGGTTGCCTGTAAATTAAAGGAAGATTCCTCATCCCAGTGAaagctttggggacctcccccccctttttttttcttttttctttttttttttttttaagagtatggtcttcccctcttcctcctccaatcAGACATCACTatggtgtggttgctggtatcCTATTGTCATCCTGGACTCAGCAAAGGCTTCCTTCCAATGCTCTTCAGTGACATTTCATCACTTCCTCAGTCCAGGTTCCCAGCAAGGCTGTACAAGTTCTCCGGTCTGAGACAAGAATGCCTCTGCATCTGGCAAAACCTGGGCACGCTGGAGCAAAGGCACCCGTGGACCCTGAACCACAATGCAGACTCCTGCTCCCTCTTCAGGGGATGCTTGGTACACTGCTGTGATGTGGAGAGCAGTGTAGGCCTGTGAAAGCTAATGGAGGCCTGCACTCTGGGAGGGAGCGAACCAGGCCTTGAAATGCATCACCTCTTCCATTGGATTCTTTGGAGATTTGCACCGCTGCTTCACCGCTGTTGGAAACCTCTTCGTAACAGTGACAGGAGCTGGGGTGATACAGGGTGCCAGGCTGGGATGAATCTTAGGCCTGGATCAAGACCTCCTTCCTAGGAAAGCAATCTCACCAGGGACCATCAGAGGGACTATTTTTCTGACCCTGAACTAAGGTGGGACCACACTTCACTGTCCCGTTCTTTGCACTGGAATGTGGTGGAGATTTATATTTATTCCAACCcgatgtggatgggtgcaggagATTCCCTTTATATGTGCATAGGCTCTCTCCCCCAACCACCTGATGGATGGTGCAGGGGGCATGGAGAGGAGTTGCCTGGCATTCTGACTGGGTGCGTAGCGTGGGAGATGCTCCAGGCCACCACCCTGCATAGGACGCATGTGGAAGAGTCACAGATGAGAAGCATTTAGTAAATGAAGCCTGCACTAGTGTCAGACAGAAGAGGGCCCCTCCTTCAGGTGGTGGCAACAAAGCTAAGAAGAACTCATCTGGATAGCTTTGCGCACCTGGTATGGGCTCTGGACGCAGCTTCCAAGAGAAGAGACCGTGGAACTGGATTGGTGCGTATGGAATGGATTCCAAGCCTGGAGCCCAACCAGTGTAAGGGTGGGGATAGGTGCTGAAGCTGCAACACAGAGGAAAGACAGCTATAAAGCAAGCTGCTGTGTCCTCCAGTCCCATTCATGAGAATAGGTGTCCTCCAGTCCCATTCATGGCCCTGAGTCCTGTTGTGATCTCCCTGGAGGGACTGTGAATAGGAttccccagcagctgctctgacCTTCCTCGTGAAAGGCATTTTCACCCCATAGGCCATGCTGATCACACAtgacctgtcccctgacttccaaGCCAAGCCTGCACTTCTGTTTGCCAGCAGTCTAGGTGTGGGTGCTCCAGCACGCAATTCCCccctgtgcaactccattgacctcagtgagctTAAGCGGGGGTGGATTGGACCCTGAGACTTTCCCGAGCCACGATAATAGCAACGGGATGTTCTGCATCAGCTGGAAACATGGCAGAACCAGGCACTCGGCCCCGAGAGAAGGAAGTAAAGCGTGTAGGGCCCAATTCCAATCtcagtttcactggtgtaaatctggagtgactctgcCAGAGTCCCAGAGGTTTTACTCTGGATTTAGATCAGCATCAGGCCTAAAGGCAATGGTTTGGGAACCAAAGAGTAAATGCCAAATGGAAGAGAACATCAAAGCAAAATCTGCCTGGAGTGAAACAACCAGGGTCTCCTCGCTGAGAATaagagaggatggggagggattgGTGTTTACTCTGATCCATGGAGGAAAGGGGCCATTACATTGCTGTAGCTCTTGCAGAAGGAGCTGACCTTGCCACACCCAGCCTTCCAAGCGCTAACCACGCCTGGTGAATGCCTGTGGCTTCTTCCATCAGTGGCAGGTGGAAGGTCCCCACAAGGGCACAAAGGTGGCATCCCAGGGCTATGAAAGAACAATCCCTTAGTCAAACGCTACATGGAACTGTGGTATCTCAGTTTTTTAACCTCCCACAAGCCAGGATAGCAAAGTGAGGACCACGGGAGAAAGGGACACTTGCTTTTGCTTCTGCTTCTGCTTCAATCAGACCGGGGGTGTGAATACTGGCTGGCATCCCACAGCAAACAGAACATCTTTCTTAGAACATCTTCCTTGGAAGGTTTTGCTAGAGACAAGCAGGCAGGAGCTGTTCAAAGGGTCAAGTTTCCCCTGGAACAAAGGGATGGCCATTCACCAGTGGCTTTGGCCTGAAGACTGAGAGAACACTGACGGCCGTAGTCTGTGGGAGAGGTCACCAGAAGACTAAACCACCACACAGCTACTCATGTTGTCATCACTCTCTGTTGCACTGGACACGCTCCTGAGCCTATAACCCTATGTGCAAACAACGCAGGTCTGAGCTCCATCTGTACAGATTATTTCATAGCCCTGGGATGCTTTGTAAGTGGGGCCTTCCAGAAGGCCCGCGCTGGAAGGAGCAGCTTTCCTGATCACAATGGGAGGGTGTTACTCTGTAGGCTCACAACATAACCCAACCCAAAATCTTCCCAGGAGACAAGCTGGCAAAAGCACGCCTAGTTGTCAAAGCGGTTTCCTCCTGCTGGCAATGAAGTTGAGTCACTTCTCATCCAACCACATATTTCCTTTCCTAATCCCTGGGTGAGCCTCAGGCTGGTTTCATCAATGC from Caretta caretta isolate rCarCar2 chromosome 21, rCarCar1.hap1, whole genome shotgun sequence harbors:
- the PACSIN1 gene encoding protein kinase C and casein kinase substrate in neurons protein 1, which codes for MSGSYDESAAAAEEITDSFWEVGNYKRTVKRIDDGHRLCNDLMNCIHERAKIEKAYAQQLTDWSKRWKQLIEKGPQYGSLERAWGAMMTEADKVSELHQDVKNSLLNEDFEKVKNWQKDAYHKQIMGGFKEAKEADDGFRKAQKPWAKKMKEVETTKKAYHLACKEEKLAMTREANSKAEQSITADQQKKLQDKVEKCKQDVQKTQEKYEKVLEELNKCTPQYMESMEQVFEQCQQFEEKRLIFLKEVLLDIKRHLNLAESSSYTTVYRELEQTIRMADAQEDLRWFRGTSGPGMPMNWPQFEEWNLDITHTITRREKIKKNEGVTLTNATAVSESAAVAGDRGSVSSYERSQPYTTEWSDDEGGNSLSASEANGGTNPFEEEPAGKGMRVRALYDYDGQEQDELSFKAGDELTKLGEEDEQGWCKGRLDNGQLGLYPANYVESI